The Melanotaenia boesemani isolate fMelBoe1 chromosome 8, fMelBoe1.pri, whole genome shotgun sequence DNA window GGGGATAGTAAGCTCAACTGAAGGATGCCTGGGTTGAAACACTGACGCACAGCCAACACTGACGGGTCCAGATAACAATACATTCGGGTGGTGGAGGGGGGCGGGAGTTACATTGAACTGATTTATTTGTTCACAAAATAATTAAGCACCCAACTTAGGAGGAGGGGGGGAAACTGGACGCAGATTTTGCAATATGAATATACATGAGCTTGGACTGAACTGCTAACATCTTAAGTCACTGATTTATTATGCACTTGGCCGGTGTCTTGCTCCTGAATACAGCCGTGCATGCAATGGCTTATTGATGAGTTATGAAAGTAAACAGGCGCCCAAGAAATCGACGAGCTGTATCGTAGAAGCTATGAAAAGATCTACGAATCCAAAAAGTGGGATGGGATGTAAAAAACAGCTTGATGTTTCAGCTCAACACGCGCTTCTAAGAAAACAATGGGAGGCTCTGTCCAGGGTGCTGACACAGCCAACGTCAAATGCTCCCTCTGGCACGAGcacaaatatctttaaaaagcaACAGACTTTATGTAGACTCATGGGTCAAGCAATGTCAGTGCTATGGTTTGGTTTACTGGACTCCACGTCGATATGAAGCAATAAACGTCATAAGCTGCCCGAGATTGTTAAAACTCAGTGTAAGGCTCGTATTCTGCtccaaaacagcagcagtggcCGTGCGTGATGACAAGCAATAAGTCATTTAATACAAACACATAATACACCTGATAGatttaatgttaaaagaaaaatcttaattttacTGGATGTGGCAGGCAAAGACATGTTGTTGCAATATAGCCTCTAAAGATAATCAATACTATGACTACCTGATTAGGGTTGTGGGTAGTAATGGAAGGAAGTGCTCCCTAATAGCATGTCAACTAACAGCTAGTATCGTGttactgtagttttatttatatattttatagttGTCAAAAGCTATCATTTGCTTGctataaagattttaaatccaCTTGTGTTTCTGGGGTTTAATGAGTTTTAGTGACTAAAACTCTATGCTTAATGAATTACAATCCTATAGCTGGCCAATAGTTACAGGATGATTGGCATTCATATaggggaaaacaaaaaggacatGTAAAACATTTACTGGAGATCAGATTTGCCATATGGACAACCACTGTATCAAATTTAGCAGAAGTGGTTAGTAACattcacaaaacaaattacTGGACATTTATCAGGAATGAGTTTAATCTTCACATGTTAAGAGTTCTGTTGAGTCTCTTTCTGTCATGGGACTATTAGCAGTGTAATCACCATATCCTCACTCTCTAGTCAGTCATCCCAAGTCTCAGGCCGTCTTTTCCTTTACTGAAAGCACCATCTTGGAATCCTTTCCTTTGGTGACAGATTTGCTTGATGGCAGTATGGTAAGTGGTCCCAGTTGGATTCTTTGCTCTGTGgaggggggagaaaaaaaaaaaatcttaaaatctttGTTCAAGAAATCAGACGTATCAATACCTGCCCTGCCTTGTTGTCGAGCATTGAGGAAATCctttgtgggggaaaaaaagtgacTTGATTAGACATTATAGGCCATTGTACTCACGTTCTTTGTCATCAGCTTCTCTCTTTATGAATTTAGCAGAGGATTGCTCAGGTTTCACGTGTTGGCTCTTGTGCAGTTCTGGACGGAAATGAACATAACTGGCTGGATGATGTTCAGCTTTATTCTGGACAAAACCTTCATGTGAAATCATAGTGGGCCATGCTTCAGCACTCATGGTAATCTTAGGAGCTTCTTTGTTTGAAGTTTTCTCAACCCACTGTGAGATATCACAACTTGTACAAGCCTGGTCATTCCCATCTACTGAGTGCCATCTAGATAAAGACAAATTTAAGATTCTTTCATTAAACTCAATGGAAGTTGTAAAATCACAAGACAAAAAGCTGCACTTAAACttgagaaaaacacatttagattGCAAGGAATTCAAAAGAGTACCACTTATTTattactaatttttttttttcatattttaccaCTTGAACTGAATTACCTGTTTCCAGTTAAAGAGCAGGCTCGGTTTTGAGAGCTGACAGCTGATGTGACCGGAACAGCCTTCACATGGCATGTTATATAGACCTGCAGGATAGAGATGCTggtgtaaaataaaatcaaaacaaccGTGGGCACCCCCGGTCAAAACGGTAAGAAAAAGGATCTCAATATTccctagatttaaaaaaatgaacagatcTAGCTTCAAATAGTAATCTGGAAAGGCCTagtagtgatttttttaaataaaccactACTTAAACCTTGCTtgagcaaataaaacaatattgaCCTGGTTGCTGGGTTCTTGGTAGAACCTGAAGGCCTCAAGTTGGAACCTCAGCTTGTGTTCCTCAATTCTTGGCAAGAAATGCGAGTTGGAACTTGTCAGATAAGCATCAACAAGACATCTAATGGAAGACATTGAGTGCAGTTTAGTTTAAGAGCCGATAccgcattttgttttttgttttgcttgaatTGCTGCAGGATGGAAGATTTAATTCTGCAGCTTACCCATAATGCCCAATGAAGTCATATCTTAAGGTTGCCTCTGCATCAGGAGTTGCTGTGGCAACACAGTGGTCAACATATACTCGCAGGGGCATGTGGTTACCCATGACAGCAGAAACCTCGAAATTAATGGGATCACCCAGGAAATATATATAAGATCCCCTCTCAAACTGCCAGTCACCTGcataaaaaaaaccccaaatcAAGAACACTATATAATCCAGCTCTTCTGATACAAGTAACATAAAAATGGTGGAAGCGATTCCtctctgaaagaaaaataatgttacACAAATGCAGTTCTTTTAAATTACCAGTCATAACTTGCAGAGTGAAGTCTATCTGGTCATCTACAGAAGCCACAGACACAGAGGGAACCCAGGTGGGCTGAAGAGGAAGGCCATCTACAGAATATCTCCTGGGGGAgagagagatgaaaaaaaatgcaaagctgAGTGGAAATGGGCACATTTACCCAAAGCTGCATCTTGAAAGAAGGACTTAATGCTTTTCTTAAAGTGTCGACCCAAAAATGTTCCATGAAATATGGGTCCCCTTACTATCTTATTTAGAAACACTTGAAGCCTcctacaaaattaaaaatacattcttCTATTTACCTaccttttacatcattttatgcatgtatgtaacatCTTCAGTGCAAAGTTTTGTGTGCAGGACTCACTTGTCATAATGGCATTCAACTGGTATATTTGCTCCATCCAGTCTGAGCAAACCATCAGAGGAAGGTTCAGGTGAGTAGATCAGAACATTGGAATATATGATCTTTTCTTGGGTTGACTGGGGGGAAAAATGGTAGTCATTTCATTATAAAATTTAATACAGTTTCCACAGGGAAACGGTGAGCAACATGCAGGAGAGACCAACGCTTACAGACAGCTTGGTTCCACAGTCTGTTAGCCAGACAAGGATGGTGAATTCCTCCTCTCCTGATGGGACCGCCCCGCATTCACCCTCGTCCTGAGAGTTTAAACCCAGTCGCAGGTGCCCGCCGTCCACCTTAAGACCTGTATCAAACATGTCAGCCTGCACCACAACCTCCATCGAATCCGGGTGGCACCTCACCAGGATGGATCGAGGCCGCACACTGTTCTCTGCTCTTTGCTGTTGTTTCGCCGCAGACAACTGAGGCTGGATTTGTCCAAATGTCCTGACTGGAGCGGGGGAATTTATTGTGTCTAAAGCTCGGCTGTGTGCCAGCCGACTTTCTGCTAGATTGAAAAATGAGTAAAAGACGATAATCCACCAAGAAACGATTAGTCGTAGGTTGAGGTCCATTCTCAGACACGTTGGAAAGAAGTGACGGGGGCCTGCTCCCGCAGAAAATATGGCCACAGGTGCGGGTGATTATACGTAGCTATTCAAACACACCTGGGCGCAGACTTCGACTAATTGCAACTGTTACTTAGCGTGATTGTCGTTATTTCAAGATAGAGAATTAAGAGAAATAATATTAGAAAAGTAAAGATAACATGCTAGACTAACGGTCTTAGTTTATGCATTAAATTTTAGTAGACTAGGTTGTTTTTGGGCGAAGCTtttcatgtaatttatttaGCCACTAGGTGGCACTAAAACTCCACAATTCTTCTCTCTGTGTTGCAAAATCCGTTTGTTTTTATCTACACTATTTAGTtttatgcaaattattttttctccaaaaacaaagaattgccaatcacaataaataaataaatagtcatTACTGCCACCATTATGTGTCTTCTATCCATCATATTCCTCTTTTTTTGATAACTGGGAAATGAGAAGACCAGTAGCTGAatttttaggagaggaatgttgtcccatttaTCTTTGATACAGagacttttcattttcattttcgttaccaaatgttttttttttttgattgattAAAGGTCTAGACTCCAGATTGTAGGCAGACCAGTTCAGGAACTAGACTGGACTCTTCTCTTGCAAAGCCACGTGTGATAGACGTAATATGTcgtttagcattgtcttgctagAATATGCATGAGCCTCCCTGAAAGAGATGCTGTCTTAATGGGAGCATGCAGCTCTAAAATGTCTTTATACTTTCAGCATCGATGTAGCCTTTAGAGATATGTAAGCTGCCCACGCCACAACATAACACTACCTttagagatgcaggcttttgaacTGTCCACTAATAACAAGCTGAATGGCGCCTCTGCTCTTGAGTCTCCAGAACACAGCATCTATGGTTTCTAAAAAGAAGTTTGAATTTTGATTATTTGGACAagagaacagttttccacttttccCTCAGAATATTTtgaatgagctttggtccaaaGAAGATAGCAGCAATTCTGGAACATGTTCACATATAACTTTTTATTTGCACAATAAaattttaacctgcatttgtggattacTCGGTGAACTGTGTTTACAGatagtgatttctggaagtgctcctgagcccatgcagtgatttccagtacaGAATCATGGGTGTTTTTTAACGTAGTGCCACCTGTGGGCTCAAATATTATGtcatccagttttgaccttttTTCCTTGTTCAGTGGCCACAGAAATTGCTCCTGGATTTTGTGATGGTATTAAACTCTGCAGGTGCTGGGCTCTTCAAAGTCTTTGCTGCAACTTTATGTTGAgaaacaaacagctgtttgtCACACACTGATGAATCTTTGCTGTTCTTTACCACAGAGAAGCTCTTCCTCTCTGAAATGtaccttttatacccagtcatgttaccaACCTTTTGCCAAATACTCTAAGTAGTTGTCAAATCCCCTtctagttgtttttctttctttcttttatttatttgtttttttttttttccaatttcttttccagccttttgttgatCCTGTTCCTGATGCTGTTCCTGTCCCAAGGTCAAGGCAAAGTTATTCTAAACTGTGGACCCAGCTGTCTCTACATCTAAGATATTTAAGATAGGCTCCAACtcctgtcatttttaaatatcttctttaaacattcatttgtaTTCATTGAGTTTCAATTCAGTGTTAGagttggatttttgtttttactttttattttaaataagctttttaaaattttgtttttattgcttttactAATGTTACTTTATGTGGCTACAATTGTTGTACAGAACTTTGACCATGGactgttttttctaaatattcttTATGAAAAAATTGAACTTGAAGGTGTTGCTgttgttaaatttaaattaacatattttcCCATGAAACAGCagaatgtctcagtttcaacatctgctatcctgtttttttgttatattggaagcaaaatatagGTTATGAGACTTGTAAATCATTGCgctcagtttttatgttttatgtttatttattgtgttgtaTAATATGCAAAGAATTCCTTAATTTTAACTTCTATGTATGTTAATAATCTCAGGGATAAACATAAAATAGAACTACTTGTATGTaacaaaatctacaataaaaaataaaagattatttttttccgatggaaatttaacataaattttatcaacagctgCTTAGCTGCAGATCATCCTAACTGATTTGTGTGCCCTCAGTACAAATCTgtacaaatacaaatgaaaaattagTGCTTTACAAGTGCTTAATTGATAATATTCTCAGAGTGACAAACTTCAAATATTCAAATCTAAAAAAGTTTTTGATcattaaaatgtctaaataaattaataaaaccctTAAAAAGCTTAGAGGCAGCATAAGCTCGGATGAATGAAAAACTCTAATAACTTTATTAAACTTAATCGGATTAAAAACTATAGCATTTGCATGGCGGGCTTCAATGGATTCAGTTAAGAGAATATagtgatattttaaaatatataattgtgAGTATACTACTTTAACTGGATCCTTATTCTACTCTTTCCTCTTTGGTTGAATGTCCTATTCTCTGTGACTGATACATCATAGGTCTTTCTCAACCTCAGCAGCCACAAATGTCAGGTATGTCCTTTCTAATTaacaatgaagaaataaaaactgaaactaaaaatgatgcaacaatgctcccatttcttttcttttctttccttttttttttacattgtacaagtaataaactaataataaactTACCTTCTGAAACATCTTTCTCTTAACAAATTAGATTTTCCCTTTTTGTTAGCAAATCTTGGAATTAGCTTTGTGTTATACATGTCATCACATTCTGACACACTGGGATGCTGTGATATGTTTCCagcttttttaagtttatttttcagtaaataACATGGCATCTGGAATGGCCTGGACATTGTAATGAGCACATCATGCATCacgaaaaaaaataaaaacaaacatttcagttaTGAATTTAATTCAAACCCTGAAAGAGACAATGACCAAATTTTACATGGCTTTCACATCCTTCCGAATATCACTTTTTACTGACAATATTGTGGTTATGtaattataaatttattattagaCTGGACTTTCCAAATGAAGTGTGAATAAACACCACACTGCGTTTTCTGTCAATTAAACAAAGGTTCGGCTTGAAGAGCTGACATGATTACAGGAAAATACTGCTGTGTGGTGCAGCACCATGGCAAAATACCAAACTCATTGAGGTGGAAGCCACTTTTTGGACTTTTTTAAGACAATCAATTAAGATGCCCCCCCCCCCGTAAATCACCTATCACATTATCTGTTAGCAAAATCTGCCACCATGACCAGTTATTGAATGTGATCAATTGCTAAAACTGTCACTCTAGATTATCTTTATCAAGGAGTGTTTACCTGAATAATATCACAAAATTATTTGTCTAAGAAATTTGAAAATGTAGAAAGTAGCGAGCGAAAGAAAGATAAATCAGCAGGTATAATGCAGggaaaaaagtttatttgatGATTCTTAGAACCAAGTTAAGACAGAACATTacaataaataactgaaaataaatagttcagaatataaaatttataaataaatagcataTACTCTGTAGGTGTAATTTTAAACATCCTTTGGTCATTGCATAAAAACTGCATCCTCATAATAAATATGTAcctttataaaaacataaagtagACAGTGTTTCTACAATAAAATGCAATTGTTTTTCTAATTCACTTCACATCACG harbors:
- the LOC121644162 gene encoding zona pellucida sperm-binding protein 3-like, translating into MDLNLRLIVSWWIIVFYSFFNLAESRLAHSRALDTINSPAPVRTFGQIQPQLSAAKQQQRAENSVRPRSILVRCHPDSMEVVVQADMFDTGLKVDGGHLRLGLNSQDEGECGAVPSGEEEFTILVWLTDCGTKLSSTQEKIIYSNVLIYSPEPSSDGLLRLDGANIPVECHYDKRYSVDGLPLQPTWVPSVSVASVDDQIDFTLQVMTGDWQFERGSYIYFLGDPINFEVSAVMGNHMPLRVYVDHCVATATPDAEATLRYDFIGHYGCLVDAYLTSSNSHFLPRIEEHKLRFQLEAFRFYQEPSNQVYITCHVKAVPVTSAVSSQNRACSLTGNRWHSVDGNDQACTSCDISQWVEKTSNKEAPKITMSAEAWPTMISHEGFVQNKAEHHPASYVHFRPELHKSQHVKPEQSSAKFIKREADDKEQQRIQLGPLTILPSSKSVTKGKDSKMVLSVKEKTA